The Elusimicrobiota bacterium genome has a window encoding:
- a CDS encoding NAD-dependent epimerase/dehydratase family protein yields MTTLVTGSRGFLASHLVAELRRRPHGRLVLLDRLPSAGAVSCDLLDAEALRRLMARLSPKLVFHLAGTTGSPSFDELWSLHVRATLNLLEALRPLGLGTRVVLSGSSAEYGTVPAGRPVREDDPTLPLTLYGATKLAQTLAAEPFQRDGLSIVTARIFNAVGPGIPPRLALGAFAEQLAAIERGAHAPTMKVGSLTPRRDFVDVRDVARALSALARPAVAPGVYNVCSGRAVSVGELLRGLIRLVGREVRLEADPALRRRVDLPLMIGSYRKLQAAAGWEPRISLERSLKDTLDWYRARRRG; encoded by the coding sequence ATGACGACCCTGGTGACGGGGAGCAGGGGGTTCCTCGCCTCCCATCTCGTCGCCGAGCTGCGACGCCGGCCGCACGGACGCCTCGTGCTCCTCGACCGTCTCCCCAGCGCCGGCGCCGTCTCCTGCGACCTACTCGATGCCGAGGCCCTGCGGCGGCTCATGGCGCGCCTGAGCCCGAAGCTCGTCTTCCATCTCGCCGGCACGACCGGTTCGCCCAGCTTCGACGAACTCTGGAGCCTCCACGTCCGCGCGACCCTGAACCTCCTCGAGGCCCTGCGGCCGCTCGGCCTCGGGACCCGCGTCGTGCTCTCCGGCTCCTCCGCCGAGTACGGGACGGTCCCCGCGGGCAGGCCCGTGCGCGAGGACGACCCGACGCTCCCCCTCACGCTCTACGGCGCGACGAAGCTCGCGCAGACGCTGGCCGCCGAGCCCTTCCAGCGGGACGGTCTCTCCATCGTGACGGCGCGGATCTTCAACGCCGTCGGCCCCGGCATCCCCCCGCGTCTCGCCCTCGGCGCCTTCGCCGAACAGCTCGCGGCCATCGAGCGCGGCGCGCACGCGCCGACGATGAAGGTCGGGAGCTTGACCCCGCGCCGGGATTTCGTGGACGTGCGCGACGTCGCGCGCGCCCTTTCCGCCCTCGCCCGACCCGCCGTCGCGCCCGGCGTCTACAACGTCTGCTCCGGCCGGGCCGTGTCCGTCGGAGAGCTCCTGCGGGGGCTCATCCGCCTCGTCGGGAGGGAGGTCCGCCTCGAGGCGGACCCGGCGCTCCGCCGCCGCGTCGACCTGCCGCTTATGATCGGATCCTACCGCAAGCTCCAGGCAGCCGCCGGCTGGGAGCCCCGCATCTCTCTCGAACGGAGCCTGAAGGACACCCTGGACTGGTACCGCGCGCGCCGAAGGGGATGA
- a CDS encoding radical SAM protein, with protein MDKPVENVGFEVIGKVRAHPKAADPRYIEYRRKWAANPAGLIVADFPMHLDIEVTTACNLLCPMCPRTVMIENGRQPTSFFLPFDVYKRIIDEGAENGLYAVNLNLFGEPLLHKQIVEMVDYAHQRGIVDIMFHTNATPLTEKISRGLIQAGLDQLNISLDSCRAERYERLRKGAKFDKVLANIRRFMELRKELGSPLPLVRAQMVLMKENADEVEEFQEFWLKIVDSIGIREYRNPLGLESGERVYRKSVDIEGFTCPDPWRRLGINQDGSVWPCCKNNEGDLVVGNIYESSLKDIWHGAKLEAIRKIHREKRAACLKGCRECIS; from the coding sequence ATGGACAAGCCAGTGGAGAACGTGGGATTCGAAGTCATCGGGAAGGTGCGCGCGCACCCGAAGGCCGCCGACCCGCGCTACATCGAGTACCGCCGGAAATGGGCCGCCAACCCCGCAGGGCTGATCGTTGCGGACTTCCCGATGCACCTGGACATCGAGGTCACCACGGCGTGCAACCTTCTCTGCCCCATGTGCCCGCGGACGGTCATGATCGAGAACGGGAGACAGCCCACCAGCTTCTTCCTGCCCTTCGACGTCTACAAGCGGATCATCGACGAGGGGGCCGAGAACGGGCTCTATGCCGTGAACCTCAATCTCTTCGGCGAGCCGTTGCTGCACAAACAGATCGTCGAGATGGTCGACTATGCCCATCAGCGAGGGATCGTCGACATCATGTTCCATACGAACGCGACGCCCCTGACCGAGAAGATCTCCCGAGGCCTCATTCAGGCCGGGCTGGACCAGCTCAACATCTCGCTCGACAGCTGTCGGGCCGAGCGCTACGAACGGCTGCGCAAAGGCGCCAAGTTCGACAAGGTGCTCGCCAACATCCGGCGGTTCATGGAGTTGCGAAAGGAACTGGGCTCTCCCCTTCCGCTGGTGCGCGCCCAGATGGTCTTGATGAAGGAGAACGCCGACGAGGTGGAGGAGTTCCAGGAGTTCTGGCTGAAGATCGTCGATTCCATCGGGATCCGGGAGTACCGTAACCCGCTGGGGCTGGAGTCCGGCGAGCGGGTCTACCGCAAGAGCGTGGACATCGAGGGCTTCACGTGTCCCGACCCCTGGCGACGGCTCGGGATCAATCAGGACGGTTCCGTGTGGCCCTGCTGCAAGAACAACGAGGGCGACCTGGTCGTCGGGAACATCTATGAATCCAGCCTCAAGGACATCTGGCACGGCGCGAAGCTCGAGGCGATCCGGAAGATCCACCGGGAAAAGCGGGCCGCGTGTCTCAAGGGCTGCCGGGAGTGTATTTCCTGA
- a CDS encoding sugar phosphate nucleotidyltransferase yields the protein MQAVILAGGKGTRLRPFTASLPKPLVPVGDYPIIEVVLRQLRAHGFKEAVISTGHLAELIEAYCGDGRRWGMKLRYVRETEPLSTAGALKLVRGLKSDFLTINGDVLTTLDFRALWKAHLRGKAAATLGACERVTRSDFGILHLDDEDRLRAYTEKPTQRYLVSMGVNVFRRDVLRFIRPDEALGIPDLVARLLAAGESVQGYRSRADWLDIGRPEDYEAAQELFGDPRRRSRYLRS from the coding sequence ATGCAGGCCGTGATCCTGGCGGGAGGGAAAGGCACGCGGCTGCGACCGTTCACGGCGTCCCTCCCCAAGCCGCTCGTCCCCGTCGGAGACTACCCCATCATCGAGGTCGTTCTGCGGCAGCTGCGCGCGCACGGCTTCAAGGAAGCGGTCATCTCCACCGGGCACCTGGCCGAGCTCATCGAAGCCTACTGCGGCGACGGGAGGCGCTGGGGGATGAAGCTGCGCTACGTGCGCGAGACCGAGCCGCTCTCGACGGCCGGCGCCCTCAAGCTGGTCCGCGGTTTGAAGAGCGATTTCCTGACCATCAACGGAGACGTCCTCACCACCCTCGACTTCCGCGCGCTCTGGAAGGCGCACCTGCGCGGCAAGGCGGCGGCGACCCTGGGCGCGTGCGAACGCGTGACACGCTCCGACTTCGGCATCCTCCATCTCGATGACGAAGACCGCCTGCGTGCCTACACCGAGAAGCCGACGCAGCGATATCTCGTCAGCATGGGCGTCAACGTCTTCCGCCGCGACGTCCTGCGCTTCATCCGCCCGGACGAAGCCCTGGGCATCCCCGACCTCGTCGCCCGCCTCCTGGCGGCGGGGGAAAGCGTGCAGGGCTACCGGAGCCGCGCGGACTGGCTCGATATCGGGCGCCCCGAGGACTACGAGGCCGCCCAGGAACTCTTCGGCGATCCGCGGCGGCGCTCCCGCTACCTGCGCTCATGA
- the pseF gene encoding pseudaminic acid cytidylyltransferase has translation MSSVAIITARGGSKRIPRKNIREFLGRPILAYTVEAAMKAGCFDEVMVSTDDEQIAETARRLGAEVPFMRSGRASDDHASTADAVREVLECYADAGQSFDFACCIYPAAPFIIPERLLSGYRLLSGSTADSVVPVVRFGYPIQRALRIEHGRLAMIMPENLTARSQDLEPAYHDAGQFYWLRVANFLRSGRLFAEHTLPLELPESEAQDIDTEEDWKVAELKYRLLQSSRGASTT, from the coding sequence ATGAGCTCAGTGGCGATTATCACCGCGCGCGGCGGCAGCAAGCGGATCCCCCGCAAGAATATCCGGGAGTTCCTGGGACGTCCCATCCTCGCGTATACGGTCGAGGCGGCGATGAAAGCCGGCTGCTTCGACGAAGTCATGGTCTCGACCGACGACGAGCAGATCGCGGAGACGGCGCGACGTCTCGGGGCGGAGGTCCCATTCATGCGTTCTGGGAGGGCTTCGGACGACCACGCATCGACCGCAGATGCGGTCCGCGAAGTCCTCGAGTGCTACGCGGATGCGGGCCAGAGCTTCGATTTCGCCTGCTGTATCTATCCGGCGGCTCCGTTCATCATTCCAGAGCGCCTCCTCTCCGGATACCGACTCCTCTCCGGGAGTACGGCGGACTCCGTGGTCCCGGTCGTCCGTTTCGGCTACCCGATCCAGCGGGCGCTGCGAATCGAGCATGGGAGGCTCGCCATGATCATGCCGGAGAATCTCACGGCCCGTTCCCAGGATCTCGAGCCGGCGTATCATGACGCGGGACAATTCTACTGGCTCCGCGTCGCCAACTTCCTGCGCAGCGGGAGACTCTTCGCCGAGCACACGCTGCCGCTGGAGCTCCCCGAGTCCGAGGCCCAGGACATCGACACGGAAGAGGATTGGAAGGTTGCGGAGCTGAAGTACCGCCTGCTTCAGTCCTCGCGCGGGGCGAGCACGACGTAG
- a CDS encoding oligosaccharide flippase family protein: MSEAFDRAQVVILSSIDWDAAWQRHQIFAAQFAEAGHEVFFVENSGFRNPGLTDLPRLRAKLQHTVFPQETSRVNSIPPGLHVIPPRILPPTTRIFRDSNRALFVPQLAAQLRHMGMRPHPLVVCYFPTATTLELLDLLAPRAVVYDCASNFRAHPQAPADFLDLERALLRRSDVVVCDSDFLFAQKRSEHGRVVQIHQGVSEAFFEAAPPSGGFKSACYYGTWGQDLEPKLLEALTAAGLSVTVSGFTKGDPPPLPPGVTRLPPARREDLVSRLQAFDVFALPYRINPFLLGVIPAKIYECLAMGRPVIATPLPSLLPLKGLIHIAETSDEWSAVARRLPETETPELRRARIALAREHTHAAEFRRFRETARAAWESAPAVLAEPQSRERWWEGKHAQAFLQGFTWIGLLYGLAKASTLLTQMVAGRILGPQQFGKANLVVAAAAFLQIAPMLGFPLALSKFPSAEPSEERRRLLISTTLSVFALWAFLCLAAFMLGHQLLATTLRVPDETLVYAIIFAFCTAVYIVVSSPLLGLRRFAQRGIAEIVYGLSAPVIMTALFLGGLRDYRVMIAALCLSLLGAAAYAGGSLRGFLRPAFDREAFKTVMGYAAVATLNLLTAACVVAPGRLLLHRCASPHEVGVFSAYFTATAQISLALLYSLSAVIVPLASSRDGQSEAWGTLRRLGLPLLLGTSVLFILTALAALFVFGRNYPLRWEWVALFAFTAALILLHGIIGAVFSARDFAGLRVSVTGNLIGGLGNVGLGWILVPAFGIPGAAAALAGSYMLGLAYYVVLAPRED; encoded by the coding sequence ATGAGCGAAGCGTTCGACCGGGCCCAGGTCGTCATCCTCAGCAGCATCGACTGGGACGCGGCTTGGCAGCGCCATCAGATCTTCGCCGCGCAGTTCGCCGAGGCCGGCCACGAGGTCTTCTTCGTTGAGAACTCCGGCTTCCGCAACCCGGGGCTCACCGACCTGCCGCGCCTGCGCGCGAAGCTGCAGCACACGGTCTTCCCGCAGGAGACGAGTCGGGTCAACAGCATCCCCCCCGGCCTCCACGTCATCCCGCCGCGCATCCTTCCTCCGACGACGAGGATCTTCCGCGACTCCAACCGCGCGCTGTTCGTCCCCCAGCTCGCGGCCCAGCTCCGCCACATGGGGATGCGGCCACATCCGCTCGTGGTCTGCTACTTCCCCACCGCCACGACCCTGGAACTCCTGGACCTGCTCGCCCCGCGCGCGGTCGTCTACGACTGCGCCTCCAACTTCCGCGCCCACCCGCAGGCGCCCGCCGACTTCCTGGACCTCGAGCGCGCGCTCCTGCGCCGCTCCGACGTCGTGGTCTGCGACTCGGACTTCCTCTTCGCCCAGAAGCGCTCCGAGCACGGCCGCGTCGTGCAGATCCACCAGGGGGTGTCCGAAGCGTTCTTCGAAGCCGCCCCTCCGTCGGGCGGCTTCAAATCGGCATGCTACTACGGGACCTGGGGGCAGGACCTCGAGCCCAAGCTCCTCGAGGCGCTGACGGCGGCGGGCCTGTCGGTCACCGTGAGCGGCTTCACCAAGGGCGACCCGCCGCCGCTGCCGCCCGGCGTGACCCGCCTGCCGCCCGCGCGCCGGGAGGACCTCGTCTCCCGGCTCCAGGCCTTCGACGTCTTCGCCCTGCCCTATCGCATCAATCCCTTCCTCCTCGGGGTTATCCCGGCGAAGATCTACGAATGCCTCGCCATGGGCCGGCCCGTCATCGCGACGCCCCTGCCCTCCCTGCTGCCGCTGAAGGGGCTCATCCACATCGCCGAGACGTCGGACGAGTGGTCCGCCGTCGCCCGCCGCCTTCCCGAGACCGAGACGCCGGAGTTGCGCCGCGCGCGCATCGCGCTGGCCCGCGAGCATACCCATGCCGCCGAGTTCCGCCGCTTCCGGGAGACGGCGCGCGCGGCCTGGGAGTCGGCGCCCGCGGTCCTCGCCGAGCCGCAGAGCCGGGAGCGCTGGTGGGAGGGAAAGCACGCCCAAGCCTTCCTCCAGGGCTTCACCTGGATCGGCCTCCTCTACGGTCTGGCCAAGGCCTCCACCCTTCTCACGCAGATGGTCGCGGGGAGGATCCTCGGCCCCCAGCAGTTCGGCAAGGCCAACCTCGTCGTGGCCGCGGCCGCCTTCCTGCAGATCGCGCCGATGCTGGGCTTCCCGCTGGCCTTGAGCAAGTTCCCCTCCGCCGAGCCCTCAGAGGAGCGCCGCCGCCTCCTCATCTCGACGACCCTGAGCGTCTTCGCGCTCTGGGCGTTCCTCTGCCTGGCGGCCTTCATGCTGGGCCATCAGCTGCTGGCGACGACGCTGCGCGTGCCCGACGAGACGCTCGTCTACGCCATCATCTTCGCCTTCTGCACCGCCGTCTACATCGTGGTCTCCAGCCCCCTGCTCGGCCTGCGGCGCTTCGCCCAGCGCGGGATCGCGGAGATCGTCTACGGACTCTCCGCCCCCGTGATCATGACCGCGCTGTTCCTCGGAGGCCTTCGCGACTACCGCGTCATGATCGCTGCGCTCTGCCTGAGCCTGCTGGGGGCCGCGGCCTACGCGGGAGGGAGCCTGCGCGGCTTCCTCCGCCCCGCCTTCGACCGCGAAGCCTTCAAGACCGTGATGGGCTACGCGGCGGTCGCGACCCTCAACCTGCTCACCGCAGCCTGCGTCGTGGCGCCCGGCCGGCTCCTGCTCCACCGCTGCGCCTCGCCCCACGAGGTGGGGGTCTTCAGCGCGTATTTCACCGCGACGGCCCAGATCAGCCTGGCGCTGCTCTATTCCCTGAGCGCCGTCATCGTCCCGCTCGCCAGCAGCCGGGACGGGCAGTCGGAAGCCTGGGGGACCCTGCGGCGGCTGGGCCTGCCGCTGCTGCTCGGGACCTCCGTCCTGTTCATCCTCACGGCGCTCGCCGCGCTCTTCGTCTTCGGGCGGAACTACCCGCTGCGCTGGGAGTGGGTCGCGCTGTTCGCCTTCACCGCCGCGCTGATCCTGCTCCACGGCATCATCGGAGCGGTCTTCTCGGCACGGGATTTCGCCGGCCTGCGGGTCTCGGTGACGGGGAACCTCATCGGAGGGCTCGGCAACGTCGGATTGGGCTGGATCCTGGTCCCGGCCTTCGGGATCCCCGGGGCGGCCGCCGCGCTGGCCGGTTCCTACATGCTCGGGCTGGCGTACTACGTCGTGCTCGCCCCGCGCGAGGACTGA
- a CDS encoding glycosyltransferase family A protein — protein MSVPKVSVVIPAYNAARFIVGTLETIRAQTFNDHETVVVDDGSSDDTKAVVDAFLSRHGLAGTCIRQSNKRIAGARNTGMRAARGEFIALLDHDDLWYPEKLAKCMCAFAEHPEVDLVGHHIDILRNGRRLRTARKGPAAPDMYETLLLKGNALAPSAAVFRKEKALSIGGFRENPEFNTVEDYDFWMRLSRVARFHFIDEALAGYAVVDDSASSRVDYHHGNLETLLREHFASRFGPHPDLLQRLRMRRRLSAVYRSALGQLLAADVPQSKRTEYALKMLRAFPCDAKNLVRTVQWILAWRPVRPGPKPAP, from the coding sequence TTGAGCGTCCCGAAAGTCTCCGTCGTCATCCCGGCCTACAACGCCGCCCGCTTCATCGTGGGGACGCTCGAAACCATCCGCGCGCAGACCTTCAATGACCACGAGACGGTCGTCGTCGACGACGGGTCGTCCGACGACACGAAGGCGGTGGTCGACGCCTTTCTCTCTCGCCATGGACTTGCCGGGACCTGCATCCGCCAGTCCAACAAGCGGATCGCCGGGGCTCGCAACACGGGGATGCGCGCGGCCCGGGGAGAGTTCATCGCCCTCCTCGACCACGACGACCTATGGTACCCCGAGAAGCTGGCCAAGTGCATGTGCGCCTTCGCCGAGCATCCGGAGGTCGACCTCGTGGGGCATCATATCGACATCCTCCGCAACGGCCGCCGGCTCCGTACCGCACGCAAGGGCCCGGCCGCTCCGGACATGTACGAGACGCTCCTCCTGAAGGGCAACGCCCTCGCTCCCTCGGCGGCGGTCTTCCGAAAGGAGAAGGCCCTCTCCATCGGCGGCTTCCGCGAGAACCCCGAGTTCAACACCGTCGAGGACTATGATTTCTGGATGCGCCTGAGCCGCGTGGCGCGCTTCCACTTCATCGACGAGGCGCTGGCGGGCTACGCCGTCGTCGACGACTCCGCATCGAGCCGCGTCGACTACCACCACGGGAACCTGGAGACGCTGCTCCGCGAGCACTTCGCCTCCCGCTTCGGCCCGCACCCGGACCTCCTCCAGCGCCTGCGCATGCGCCGACGCCTCTCCGCGGTCTACCGCTCTGCGCTCGGCCAGCTCCTGGCTGCGGACGTCCCGCAGTCCAAGCGCACGGAGTACGCTCTCAAGATGCTCCGTGCCTTCCCCTGCGACGCGAAGAACCTCGTCCGGACCGTACAGTGGATCCTCGCCTGGAGACCGGTCCGCCCAGGCCCTAAACCCGCGCCATGA
- a CDS encoding SDR family NAD(P)-dependent oxidoreductase: MTWKNTKVLVTGAGGFIGSHLTEELARRGARVRALVRYNSRGHWGFLEQLPKELSTRVEIRPGDITDPSCVSELVAGQDVVFHLAALIAIPYSYHAPSSYVATNVGGTLNVLEACRRHRTARLVHTSTSEVYGTARYAPIDEEHPLQGQSPYSATKIAADQLALSFYRSFGLPVAVCRPFNTFGPRQSARAVIPTIAAQLLAGVPALNLGSLTPVRDFNYVEDTVSGFLAVAASKSCVGEVVNIGSGRGVTIAQTAALLLRLTGARTAIRRETARVRPKRSEVFKLVCANAKARRLADWRPRWTLEEGLVRVVDYVRSHRDEYKADLYNL, translated from the coding sequence ATGACCTGGAAGAACACAAAGGTCCTCGTCACCGGCGCGGGCGGCTTCATCGGGAGCCACTTGACCGAGGAGCTCGCCCGCCGGGGAGCCCGGGTCCGGGCGCTGGTCCGCTACAACTCCCGCGGCCACTGGGGCTTCCTCGAGCAACTCCCGAAGGAGCTCTCCACCCGCGTGGAGATCCGTCCCGGGGACATCACCGACCCCTCCTGCGTCTCGGAACTCGTCGCGGGGCAGGACGTCGTCTTCCATCTGGCGGCGCTCATCGCCATCCCGTACTCCTATCACGCGCCCTCAAGCTACGTCGCGACGAACGTCGGCGGCACGCTCAACGTCCTCGAAGCCTGCCGCCGCCATCGCACGGCCCGACTCGTGCACACCTCGACCTCCGAGGTCTACGGGACGGCGCGCTACGCGCCCATCGACGAGGAGCACCCGCTCCAGGGCCAGTCCCCTTACTCCGCGACGAAGATCGCGGCCGACCAGCTCGCCCTGAGCTTCTACCGCTCCTTCGGGCTCCCCGTCGCGGTCTGCCGGCCCTTCAACACCTTCGGCCCCCGGCAATCGGCCCGCGCCGTCATCCCGACCATCGCCGCCCAGCTCCTGGCGGGGGTCCCCGCCCTGAACCTGGGCTCGCTGACCCCTGTGCGAGACTTCAACTACGTAGAGGACACCGTCTCGGGCTTCCTCGCCGTCGCCGCCTCGAAGAGCTGCGTGGGCGAGGTCGTGAACATCGGCTCCGGCCGCGGGGTCACCATCGCGCAGACGGCCGCCCTGCTCCTGCGCCTCACCGGCGCCCGAACCGCCATCCGCAGGGAGACCGCCCGCGTGCGCCCCAAACGCAGCGAGGTCTTCAAGCTGGTCTGCGCGAACGCGAAGGCCCGCCGCCTCGCCGACTGGCGGCCGCGCTGGACCCTCGAGGAAGGCCTCGTGCGCGTCGTCGATTACGTCCGCTCCCATCGGGACGAATACAAGGCCGACCTCTACAACCTCTGA
- a CDS encoding class I SAM-dependent methyltransferase — protein sequence MIRSEEVDYTPFENYLGKPRPCAVCGASDKKESWARSGVFHAVRCRGCGLVWIDPFLTEAGFAKYYTDYIAFRLKNKKKMEQRSRMYELDGDFLRLFVQRGELLDVGCSAGFFLEKLGDGFSKHGIEKDPAAVALARERNPAIGAVIQEGELGKDDLIPGSYDVITMRGVIEHLPDPRMAVRRVAELLRPDGWYYVTATPNTDSFCAEAYREKWNQFDPIQHIYCFSAKTLGRLCGEFGLKLEAQAYPYLETPYASPEEDYAQLRRDLQLIQQGRRNEVGRSPAFWGNMMTLIFRKNA from the coding sequence ATGATACGCAGCGAAGAAGTCGACTACACGCCGTTCGAGAATTACCTCGGGAAGCCGCGTCCGTGCGCTGTCTGCGGCGCTTCGGACAAGAAGGAATCCTGGGCGCGCAGCGGAGTCTTTCATGCGGTCCGCTGCCGCGGCTGCGGCCTCGTCTGGATCGATCCGTTCCTGACGGAGGCGGGCTTCGCGAAATACTACACCGACTACATCGCATTCCGCCTCAAGAACAAGAAGAAGATGGAGCAGCGCTCGCGGATGTACGAGCTGGACGGCGATTTTCTGCGCCTTTTCGTCCAGCGCGGGGAACTCCTCGACGTCGGCTGCAGCGCCGGATTCTTCCTGGAGAAGCTGGGGGACGGCTTCTCCAAACACGGCATCGAGAAGGACCCCGCCGCGGTCGCCCTGGCCAGAGAAAGGAATCCCGCCATCGGCGCCGTCATCCAGGAGGGTGAGCTGGGGAAGGACGATCTGATCCCAGGGAGCTACGACGTCATAACGATGCGCGGGGTCATCGAGCATCTCCCGGACCCCCGCATGGCGGTCCGCCGCGTCGCTGAACTGCTGCGACCGGACGGCTGGTATTATGTCACCGCGACGCCGAACACCGACAGCTTCTGCGCCGAAGCCTACCGCGAAAAATGGAACCAGTTCGACCCCATCCAGCACATCTACTGCTTCAGCGCCAAGACGCTCGGCCGCCTGTGCGGGGAGTTCGGCTTGAAGCTCGAAGCCCAGGCCTATCCGTACCTCGAGACGCCCTATGCCTCTCCCGAAGAGGATTACGCGCAGCTCAGGCGCGATCTGCAGCTGATCCAGCAGGGCCGCCGCAACGAAGTCGGACGAAGCCCCGCGTTCTGGGGGAACATGATGACGCTGATCTTCAGGAAGAACGCCTAA
- a CDS encoding putative sugar O-methyltransferase, giving the protein MDETFPKEWTEFRRRLAQGEILSPKSDLWEGLIRDFPIPSDAPGDDASLFQTQMTRNYNFLLATAETPAIRLKKAWLWTTFIVSVLFARAARILWDRNLNPRSFEHLMGYPRFPRFMKRLGLWNGYLRFCASLGIAADSFNTAQMFWISERILSIPSLPKTGLRVLEVGAGTGNLAIMLAKRTGAGLYVIVDLPEMLLYSSRTVRHFLPDVPVRFAPPVDKNGTLTLPSEGFFFVPHQDADRLPADSFDLCININSFQEMLREQVAGYLALFQRSARTGGHIVTSNRRKPMKGFDNNPLCYPYRPNEVLLWETDPFMYEVLRWDRPDSSLFRVERVRK; this is encoded by the coding sequence ATGGACGAGACGTTCCCAAAAGAGTGGACGGAATTCCGCAGACGGCTCGCGCAGGGCGAGATCCTATCGCCCAAATCCGATCTATGGGAAGGCCTCATCCGCGACTTCCCCATCCCCTCAGACGCCCCCGGAGACGACGCCTCTCTCTTCCAGACGCAGATGACCCGCAACTATAACTTCCTCCTCGCGACCGCAGAGACTCCTGCCATCCGATTGAAGAAGGCTTGGTTGTGGACGACCTTCATCGTCTCCGTCCTGTTCGCGCGTGCGGCGAGGATCCTGTGGGACCGCAACCTGAATCCCCGCTCCTTCGAACATCTGATGGGCTACCCTCGTTTCCCGCGCTTCATGAAGCGCCTCGGCCTCTGGAACGGATACCTCCGCTTCTGCGCCTCGCTGGGAATCGCCGCCGACAGCTTCAACACGGCGCAGATGTTCTGGATCTCCGAGCGGATACTTTCGATCCCCTCGCTGCCGAAGACCGGTCTTCGCGTCCTCGAGGTCGGGGCCGGGACCGGGAATCTCGCGATCATGCTCGCCAAGCGGACCGGAGCAGGACTCTACGTCATCGTCGACCTCCCCGAGATGCTGCTCTACTCCTCCCGTACGGTGCGGCATTTCCTCCCCGACGTCCCCGTCCGCTTCGCACCGCCCGTCGACAAGAACGGGACCCTGACGCTCCCTTCGGAAGGCTTCTTCTTCGTCCCCCATCAGGACGCCGACCGACTGCCGGCCGACTCCTTCGACCTCTGCATCAACATCAATTCCTTCCAGGAGATGCTCCGCGAGCAGGTCGCAGGCTACCTCGCCCTCTTCCAGCGCTCCGCGCGAACCGGCGGGCACATCGTCACGAGCAATCGCCGCAAGCCGATGAAGGGCTTCGACAACAACCCTCTCTGCTACCCTTATCGCCCCAATGAAGTCCTTCTCTGGGAGACGGACCCGTTCATGTACGAAGTCCTTCGCTGGGACCGCCCGGACTCCTCGCTCTTCCGCGTCGAGCGCGTCCGAAAGTGA
- a CDS encoding SDR family oxidoreductase, translating into MNPIKTILVTGGTGLLGKGMEETAPPGFRILSLHQRDYKVRDSKARHLVLDIRDRRAVEKLFARHAFDAVIHAAGIASVDYVQRHYAESLESNLVGTLNISSACRRWNRYLTYVSTNAVFDGKRPPYGEDAPLDPVNKYGRLKAECERLVAETLSAYSIARPILMYGWNHPVTRPNTATWIYDKLLRGERIDMVDDVTENPLYNLQCGRALWAMVRRKPAGVFHLAGKDSVDRYRFARAVARTFGLDAALIRRVKSTHFPDIAPRPPNTTLRTRRMEEELGVAPMTLAEGLSDMKSRMRITA; encoded by the coding sequence ATGAACCCGATCAAGACGATCCTCGTCACCGGCGGCACGGGACTGCTCGGCAAGGGCATGGAGGAGACGGCTCCTCCCGGGTTCAGGATCCTCAGCCTGCATCAGCGCGACTACAAAGTCCGGGATTCCAAAGCGCGCCATCTGGTCCTCGACATCCGCGACCGCCGCGCCGTAGAGAAGCTCTTCGCCCGACACGCCTTCGACGCCGTCATCCATGCCGCCGGCATCGCCAGCGTGGACTACGTTCAGCGCCATTATGCGGAGAGCCTTGAATCCAACCTCGTCGGCACCCTCAACATCTCCTCGGCCTGCCGGCGATGGAACCGCTACCTGACCTACGTCTCCACCAACGCCGTCTTCGACGGGAAGCGCCCGCCCTACGGAGAGGACGCTCCCCTCGACCCCGTGAATAAATATGGCCGCCTTAAGGCGGAATGCGAACGCCTCGTCGCGGAGACCCTCAGCGCCTACTCCATCGCGCGTCCGATCCTCATGTACGGCTGGAACCACCCCGTGACCCGCCCGAACACCGCGACCTGGATCTACGACAAGCTTTTGCGCGGAGAGCGCATCGACATGGTCGACGACGTCACCGAGAATCCGCTCTACAACCTCCAGTGCGGCCGCGCCCTATGGGCGATGGTGCGCAGAAAGCCCGCGGGAGTCTTCCACCTGGCGGGCAAGGATTCCGTCGACCGTTACCGCTTCGCCCGCGCGGTGGCCCGGACCTTCGGGCTCGATGCCGCCCTCATCCGCCGCGTGAAGAGCACGCACTTCCCGGACATCGCGCCCCGCCCGCCGAACACGACGCTCCGGACCCGTCGGATGGAGGAGGAGTTGGGCGTCGCGCCGATGACCCTCGCCGAGGGCCTCTCCGACATGAAGTCCCGCATGAGGATCACGGCTTGA